A portion of the Leucoraja erinacea ecotype New England chromosome 9, Leri_hhj_1, whole genome shotgun sequence genome contains these proteins:
- the lrfn5a gene encoding leucine-rich repeat and fibronectin type-III domain-containing protein 5, with product MEKLFFYLLLIGMTVKAQVCPKRCICQNLSPNLATLCAKKGLLFVPPNIDRRTVELRLGDNFITIIKRKDFANMTSLVDLTLSRNTINYVAPQAFADLRNLRALHLNSNRLTQITNDIFSGLSNLHHLVISNNQLIDISSEAFNDILVSLEELDVSYNNLKSIPWEAVQKMVNLHTFSMDHNMIEQIDEGTFSHLHKLTRLDMTSNKLRKLPPDPLFTRAQVLVSVGLLNPPSFTLSFGGNPLHCNCELLWLRRLSREDDLETCASPTHLTGRYFWSIPEEEFICDQPLITRYTHELRVLEGQRATLKCKAIGDPDPSIHWSSPEGKLISNSSRTTLYNNGTLDILITTVKDTGTFTCIASNAAGETTAVVELHIIKLPHLVNSTNHIHEPDPGSSDISTSTKSGSNTSNSVSDTKAKPEKRVAVAETSSSSALIKFNLQHNIPGIRMFQIQYNGSYDDSLVYRMIPSTSKTFLVTNLAAGTQYDLCVLAIYDDGITSLTATRVVGCIQFTTDEDYVRCHFMPSQFLGGTMIIIIGGIIVASVLVFIIILMIRYKVCNNNDPLKITKVSNVYSQTNGAHLQMCGGMFPHSTSKVIIGHEESPQHQKDSGMVKPQPLDSVVSQDCSTATSTMPPDWTTGVSSSQKLKRKAGPKPSIETSVEAYANVELPKKKRESTTILHKPSCPPVSLKETPTFRRAHSKHIKYLTLPAESSRAKRRYSLNGDLSEYHCYTHSQNISSLWSKRSMSMNGMLLQLENSDGDSGKATFSSSEWIMESTV from the exons ATGGAAAAACTGTTTTTTTATCTGCTGTTAATTGGCATGACAGTGAAGGCACAGGTCTGTCCCAAACGTTGTATCTGTCAGAATCTGTCTCCAAACCTCGCAACTCTTTGTGCCAAAAAAGGACTTCTCTTTGTCCCACCAAACATTGACAGAAGGACAGTAGAACTACGTCTGGGAGATAACTTCATTACTATCATTAAAAGAAAGGACTTTGCGAACATGACCAGCCTGGTTGATCTCACCCTGTCAAGGAATACAATAAACTATGTGGCACCACAAGCATTTGCAGACTTGCGTAATTTACGGGCTTTGCACTTGAACAGCAACCGACTAACCCAGATTACAAATGATATATTTAGTGGACTTTCAAACCTTCACCATCTTGTCATCAGTAACAACCAACTAATTGACATTTCCTCTGAAGCTTTTAATGACATTTTAGTGTCCCTAGAAGAGTTGGATGTATCCTACAATAACTTAAAATCTATACCATGGGAAGCAGTGCAGAAGATGGTTAACTTGCACACCTTCAGCATGGATCATAACATGATTGAACAAATCGATGAGGGAACCTTCTCCCACCTTCATAAGTTGACTCGATTGGATATGACTTCGAATAAACTGCGGAAGCTCCCACCTGATCCATTGTTCACGAGAGCTCAGGTATTAGTCTCCGTGGGACTCTTGAACCCACCAAGCTTCACCTTAAGTTTTGGTGGGAACCCGTTGCATTGTAACTGTGAGCTTCTCTGGCTGCGTCGCCTTTCGAGGGAAGATGACCTTGAGACTTGTGCCTCACCTACGCATCTCACAGGCCGATACTTTTGGTCGATTCCAGAGGAAGAGTTTATCTGTGACCAGCCGCTCATTACCCGTTATACACATGAGCTTAGAGTGTTGGAAGGGCAGCGGGCAACGCTGAAGTGCAAGGCTATCGGGGACCCAGATCCCTCCATCCATTGGAGTTCACCAGAAGGCAAGCTCATTTCAAACTCATCACGGACAACCTTGTACAATAATGGAACATTAGACATCCTGATAACTACCGTCAAAGACACAGGCACTTTCACATGTATCGCCTCGAACGCAGCTGGAGAAACCACTGCCGTGGTGGAACTTCACATAATCAAACTCCCACATTTAGTCAACAGTACAAACCATATTCACGAGCCTGATCCTGGTTCATCAGATATTTCAACCTCCACTAAATCTGGTTCGAATACCAGTAACAGTGTTAGTGACACTAAGGCCAAACCAGAAAAGAGGGTGGCTGTTGCTGAAACATCATCGTCCTCTGCCCTgattaaatttaatttgcaaCATAATATCCCTGGCATTCGTATGTTCCAGATTCAGTATAATGGCTCTTATGATGACTCGCTTGTTTACAG AATGATTCCTTCCACAAGCAAAACGTTTCTTGTTACCAACCTAGCTGCAGGAACACAGTATGACTTGTGCGTCTTGGCAATTTACGATGATGGCATCACATCTCTGACGGCTACAAGGGTTGTTGGCTGCATACAGTTTACCACAGACGAGGATTACGTCCGCTGCCATTTCATGCCCTCTCAGTTCCTAGGAGGAACAATGATCATTATCATAGGTGGGATTATTGTGGCTTCTGTGCTGGTCTTCATTATCATCTTGATGATTCGATACAAGGTGTGCAACAATAATGATCCGCTCAAGATAACGAAGGTCAGTAATGTCTACTCCCAGACGAATGGAGCTCATTTGCAAATGTGCGGAGGAATGTTTCCTCACTCGACTTCTAAGGTCATCATAGGACATGAAGAAAGCCCGCAGCATCAGAAAGATTCCGGTATGGTCAAACCACAGCCATTGGATTCTGTTGTGAGCCAGGACTGCTCCACTGCTACCTCCACCATGCCACCTGACTGGACTACAGGTGTCAGTTCATCTCAAAAGCTGAAAAGAAAGGCCGGGCCAAAGCCAAGCATTGAGACATCAGTGGAAGCTTACGCCAATGTTGAGTTACCCAAAAAGAAAAGGGAAAGCACTACCATTTTACACAAGCCCTCCTGTCCTCCAGTTTCTTTGAAAGAGACTCCTACTTTTCGACGAGCACACTCCAAGCACATCAAATACCTTACTCTGCCCGCTGAAAGCAGCAGGGCTAAGCGGAGATACTCACTCAATGGAGATTTATCAGAGTACCATTGCTATACTCACTCACAAAATATTAGCAGCTTGTGGTCAAAAAGGAGCATGTCCATGAACGGGATGTTATTACAGTTGGAAAACTCTGATGGCGATAGTGGGAAAGCCACCTTTTCGAGCTCTGAGTGGATAATGGAAAGCACTGTATGA